In Bacteroidia bacterium, one DNA window encodes the following:
- a CDS encoding peptidylprolyl isomerase, translating into MDKLIKPTRLVLVGLLLLSGQLFSQEPPRKIVDFVLAKIGNQIVLRSELEAEIEQIKESGEVVSDELRCAIFHELIKRKLMIMQAELDSIPVSEDQVEDELNRRLSYFAGQMGGEKKLEEYLGKSLTEYKKEMRPKMRQQLLSRTMESKITGDLKISPSEVKEYFNKIPKDSIPLIKAEFELGQIIINPQSSDLAKEYALESIRKIREDIVLRGADFGKMARNFSDDRYTAERGGALDEFGRGEMVPEFERAAFKLQKDSISPIIETKYGFHIIKMIERRGERVEVLHILIRPKLTSYDVQDAIHLADSIRNVFIKNDATFCELASKYSDDDQTKGACGMFTDPQTGSSKISIEYLDKQMMSAVSKLMPGQLSEPEIVDMPNGIKAIRLFYLKSETQPHQANLKDDYPRIQFNALEKKREEVMNEWLMKRLENTYIEINDEYLKCDFIDNWNKKANKGNGK; encoded by the coding sequence ATGGATAAATTAATCAAACCGACTCGTCTTGTATTGGTTGGGCTTCTGTTGCTTTCAGGTCAGCTTTTTAGTCAAGAACCACCCAGAAAGATTGTCGATTTTGTATTAGCAAAAATTGGGAATCAAATCGTTCTCCGCAGTGAATTGGAAGCAGAAATTGAACAAATAAAAGAAAGTGGCGAAGTTGTTTCTGATGAATTAAGATGTGCAATCTTTCATGAATTAATCAAAAGAAAGTTAATGATTATGCAGGCTGAGTTGGATAGTATCCCGGTGTCTGAAGATCAAGTGGAGGATGAATTGAACCGCAGACTTAGCTATTTTGCAGGTCAAATGGGAGGAGAAAAAAAGCTTGAGGAATATCTTGGGAAGTCTCTAACTGAATATAAGAAAGAGATGCGTCCTAAAATGAGACAACAACTATTGTCAAGGACGATGGAATCCAAGATTACAGGAGATCTCAAAATAAGTCCAAGTGAAGTAAAAGAGTACTTCAATAAGATTCCTAAAGACAGTATTCCTCTTATTAAGGCTGAATTTGAGTTGGGTCAAATTATTATTAATCCACAATCTTCAGACTTGGCGAAAGAATATGCACTTGAATCCATTCGTAAGATTAGAGAAGATATTGTATTACGAGGGGCAGATTTTGGCAAAATGGCTCGTAATTTCAGTGATGACAGATATACCGCAGAAAGAGGCGGGGCTCTCGATGAGTTCGGGCGCGGGGAGATGGTGCCTGAATTTGAAAGAGCCGCATTTAAACTCCAAAAGGATTCGATTTCTCCAATCATTGAAACAAAATACGGATTCCATATCATAAAAATGATTGAAAGACGTGGAGAAAGAGTAGAGGTATTGCATATATTAATCAGACCAAAACTTACGTCTTATGATGTGCAAGACGCAATTCATCTGGCTGATAGCATTCGCAATGTGTTTATAAAAAATGATGCTACTTTTTGTGAATTAGCATCCAAGTATTCAGATGATGATCAAACCAAAGGTGCTTGTGGAATGTTTACTGACCCTCAAACCGGGTCTTCCAAAATATCCATTGAATATTTAGATAAACAAATGATGTCTGCTGTGTCAAAATTAATGCCCGGACAATTGTCAGAACCGGAAATTGTGGACATGCCTAATGGTATCAAAGCTATTAGATTGTTTTATTTGAAAAGTGAAACCCAACCTCACCAAGCAAACTTAAAGGATGACTATCCAAGAATTCAGTTTAATGCTTTGGAAAAAAAACGTGAGGAAGTAATGAACGAATGGCTGATGAAAAGACTTGAAAATACTTACATAGAGATTAATGACGAGTATTTAAAGTGCGATTTCATTGACAATTGGAATAAAAAGGCAAATAAAGGTAATGGAAAATAG
- a CDS encoding MoxR family ATPase — protein MENRLDLVTEFTQTISVLKREIGKVIVGQEAVVDSVLTSIFSNGHCLLIGVPGLAKTLLIKTVSESLDLTFSRIQFTPDLMPSDITGSEILDENRNFKYLKGPIFSNIVLADEINRTPPKTQAALLEAMQEKNVTVAGKSYPLPLPFFVLATQNPIEQEGTYPLPEAQLDRFMFNIVLDYPSFEEEVRIIKETTVESQSKPEKVTDASKIIAFQKLVRQVPVADNVVDYAVALVAKTRPSNQLAPDFINNYVSFGAGPRAGQYLIMGAKCNALMKGKLSPDIEDVQSVALNVLRHRIVKNYKADAEGVTIEAIIRRLF, from the coding sequence ATGGAAAATAGATTGGACTTAGTAACTGAGTTTACACAAACAATTAGTGTTTTAAAACGTGAAATTGGTAAAGTAATTGTTGGACAGGAGGCAGTTGTTGACTCTGTGTTGACTTCTATTTTTAGTAACGGACATTGTTTATTGATTGGTGTACCCGGATTAGCCAAAACCTTACTTATTAAAACAGTTTCCGAGTCATTAGACCTAACTTTTAGCCGAATTCAATTTACACCTGATTTAATGCCATCCGACATAACCGGCTCTGAGATTTTGGATGAAAATCGAAATTTCAAATACCTGAAGGGTCCTATCTTCTCAAACATAGTCTTAGCGGATGAAATCAACCGTACTCCACCCAAAACCCAAGCAGCATTATTAGAAGCTATGCAAGAAAAGAATGTTACAGTTGCCGGAAAGTCATATCCACTACCGTTGCCATTCTTTGTTTTAGCTACTCAAAACCCTATTGAGCAAGAAGGTACTTATCCTTTGCCTGAAGCTCAATTAGATAGGTTTATGTTTAATATCGTGTTAGATTATCCTTCGTTTGAAGAAGAAGTAAGAATTATTAAGGAAACAACAGTAGAAAGCCAGTCAAAACCGGAGAAAGTAACCGATGCATCAAAAATAATAGCATTCCAAAAGTTAGTTCGTCAAGTTCCGGTCGCAGATAATGTTGTAGATTACGCAGTTGCTTTGGTTGCAAAAACCCGACCTTCCAATCAACTTGCACCAGATTTTATTAATAATTATGTGTCGTTTGGAGCCGGTCCAAGAGCTGGGCAGTATTTAATAATGGGAGCGAAGTGTAATGCCTTGATGAAAGGAAAATTGTCTCCGGACATTGAAGATGTGCAGTCAGTAGCTTTGAATGTTTTAAGACATCGTATTGTGAAAAACTATAAAGCAGATGCCGAAGGTGTTACAATTGAAGCTATAATCAGAAGACTTTTTTAA
- a CDS encoding sulfatase-like hydrolase/transferase produces MSYLVKYSYLLLFFPIFLFWGITAQNSIEAIMPERLIFLHALLYSLAFFLPKKILKAGYIITIYLVTFLLIFFETAYIYLYKEELTSSIVFILLETNITESTEYLKVYFTTPIIKLLLQFLIPSILILWLVIKALYKYSLDSYLQDLKDLISVVKSIFTKQQSTAPVRLHEKTTTQSSLYRWIIALLITCTGTIIYVEAGHFQHHIISKFLNGYKLYEEEINKYKDYMVNSNKSPYISSVIPQSKDKPRTLIIIIGESTTKHHMEIYGYYRNTTPNLKKIENQLVLFNDVISPHTHTIAALEKSLTFGTNAHPEEKEKGSMIQLVKAAGYKTFWISNQNPIGLYETLVTMIGRTADQSYFINTGSNDQQKSYYKESYDERLFPFIEKALQDSEPLKVIFVHLYGTHAAYSGRYPKEYAYFKDSAHTDYPSERALDAINMYDNAVRYNDFIVSHIISLTQKNSKNGEEQQVIYYSDHGEDVYQSMNFEGHTESVGSFPMFEIPFIYWSNQQNKVQTYAQYKNRSYMTDELIYSVADLLDIKFNGRDDHKSIFSTSFQPEPRIVKGSINYDKEIKP; encoded by the coding sequence ATGTCCTACCTTGTTAAATATAGTTATCTGTTATTATTCTTCCCTATTTTCTTATTTTGGGGAATTACTGCTCAAAACTCCATAGAGGCAATCATGCCGGAAAGACTCATTTTCTTACATGCTTTGCTATATTCGCTTGCGTTTTTCTTACCAAAGAAGATACTTAAAGCAGGATATATTATTACAATCTACTTAGTAACTTTTCTATTAATCTTCTTTGAAACAGCCTACATTTATTTGTATAAAGAAGAATTAACCTCTTCTATTGTTTTTATATTATTGGAAACAAACATTACGGAATCAACAGAGTATCTAAAGGTATATTTTACAACCCCAATCATCAAACTCCTACTTCAATTTTTGATACCGTCAATCCTCATTCTTTGGCTTGTAATTAAAGCATTGTATAAGTATTCACTTGATTCATATTTACAAGATCTGAAAGACTTAATTTCAGTTGTCAAATCCATTTTCACTAAACAACAATCAACCGCTCCAGTACGTCTGCACGAAAAAACCACAACACAATCTAGTCTTTACAGATGGATTATTGCACTCTTGATTACCTGTACCGGGACAATTATTTATGTAGAAGCAGGGCATTTTCAACATCATATTATCTCAAAATTTTTGAACGGTTATAAACTGTATGAAGAAGAGATTAATAAATACAAGGACTATATGGTTAATTCCAACAAGAGTCCTTATATATCATCTGTAATTCCGCAAAGCAAGGATAAACCGCGTACACTCATCATTATCATTGGAGAATCAACTACTAAGCACCACATGGAGATTTATGGATACTATCGCAACACCACTCCTAATTTAAAGAAAATTGAAAACCAGCTTGTTTTATTTAATGATGTGATAAGTCCACACACGCATACGATTGCAGCTTTAGAAAAATCTTTAACCTTTGGTACAAACGCCCATCCTGAAGAAAAGGAAAAAGGCAGCATGATTCAACTTGTCAAGGCTGCCGGTTATAAGACCTTTTGGATATCAAATCAGAATCCAATCGGGTTATATGAAACCCTGGTAACAATGATTGGCAGAACTGCAGATCAAAGTTATTTTATCAATACCGGGAGCAACGACCAACAGAAGTCGTACTATAAAGAATCGTATGATGAGCGCCTTTTCCCTTTTATTGAAAAGGCTTTACAAGATTCCGAACCCTTAAAAGTGATTTTTGTACACCTATACGGAACACATGCTGCATATAGCGGCAGATATCCTAAAGAATATGCATACTTCAAGGACAGTGCACATACTGACTACCCTTCTGAAAGAGCATTGGATGCAATAAATATGTACGACAATGCTGTAAGATATAATGACTTTATTGTAAGTCATATCATCTCTCTTACTCAGAAAAATTCAAAGAATGGTGAAGAACAGCAGGTTATTTATTACTCAGACCATGGTGAAGATGTATATCAATCCATGAATTTTGAAGGACATACAGAATCTGTGGGCAGCTTTCCGATGTTTGAAATACCTTTTATTTATTGGTCTAATCAACAAAATAAAGTGCAAACTTATGCACAGTATAAAAATCGCAGTTATATGACAGATGAACTCATCTATTCTGTTGCTGATTTGTTAGACATCAAGTTTAACGGTAGGGATGATCATAAAAGCATCTTTAGCACTTCCTTCCAACCTGAACCAAGAATTGTAAAAGGCAGTATTAACTACGACAAAGAAATAAAACCATGA
- the lpxD gene encoding UDP-3-O-(3-hydroxymyristoyl)glucosamine N-acyltransferase — translation MSNPTIEDIIQFVGGTVEGNQNLVITGVAGIDEALPSQLSFISNLKYIQKIKNTKAGAVIVNKDLQLVELPAGLTLIRVSDPYLAFCMVLDKYFNPIKFQSGIEPHSYVHSGATIADSCYIGAFSYVSQGAQLAEKVQIYPHVFVGSNIKIGKNTIIYPGVTLYPETEIGENCIIHSGTVIGSDGFGHAPMPDGSYAKIPQVGKVVIGNYVEIGANCTIDRATLGETRIEDGTKLDNLIQIAHNVKIGKHTVIASQSGVSGSTTLGNYCMVGGQVGFAGHIQIADKSRFGAQSGVPASIKEEGKDWMGTPIVPLKENLKAMVMSRNLPKLEERIRQLENIIKELTSKE, via the coding sequence ATGAGCAATCCTACCATTGAGGATATTATTCAGTTTGTCGGAGGGACGGTTGAGGGTAATCAAAATCTAGTAATTACCGGTGTAGCCGGTATAGACGAAGCTTTGCCTTCGCAGCTAAGTTTTATATCTAATTTAAAGTATATCCAAAAGATTAAAAATACAAAGGCAGGTGCGGTCATAGTAAATAAAGATTTGCAATTGGTAGAGTTGCCTGCTGGACTTACATTAATCCGTGTGTCGGATCCATACCTGGCTTTTTGTATGGTTTTAGACAAATACTTTAATCCAATCAAATTTCAAAGCGGAATAGAACCTCATTCCTATGTCCATTCCGGTGCAACCATAGCAGACTCTTGTTATATAGGTGCTTTTAGTTATGTGTCACAAGGAGCGCAGTTAGCAGAAAAGGTTCAAATTTATCCTCATGTTTTTGTAGGTAGTAATATTAAAATAGGCAAGAATACCATCATTTATCCCGGAGTAACCTTATATCCCGAAACTGAAATAGGTGAAAATTGTATCATTCATTCAGGAACGGTTATTGGTTCTGACGGATTTGGACACGCTCCAATGCCGGATGGTTCTTATGCCAAAATTCCTCAAGTGGGTAAAGTGGTCATTGGAAATTATGTTGAAATTGGTGCTAACTGTACGATTGATAGAGCCACCTTGGGTGAGACACGAATTGAAGACGGAACTAAACTGGATAATCTTATTCAAATTGCGCATAATGTAAAAATAGGTAAACATACTGTAATTGCTTCTCAGTCGGGCGTTTCCGGTAGCACAACTTTAGGTAATTATTGTATGGTGGGCGGTCAGGTCGGTTTTGCAGGGCATATTCAGATTGCAGACAAGTCAAGATTTGGAGCGCAATCCGGAGTCCCGGCATCAATCAAAGAAGAAGGCAAAGATTGGATGGGTACTCCTATTGTTCCATTAAAGGAAAATCTTAAAGCAATGGTTATGAGCAGAAATCTCCCTAAACTTGAAGAGCGAATCAGGCAACTAGAAAATATTATTAAAGAACTTACATCAAAAGAATAA
- a CDS encoding bifunctional UDP-3-O-[3-hydroxymyristoyl] N-acetylglucosamine deacetylase/3-hydroxyacyl-ACP dehydratase, translated as MNPKQNTLAGKVTLSGIGLHTGKETTLSLLPAEANFGYKFKRVDLPGQPVIDADCDLVVETARGTTLEQHGARIATVEHTLATLVGLEIDNCLIEVDGPECPILDGSSRIIVEAIDKVGIVEQAEDREYFEIPHNIHYNDANNKVEMVAMPLDSYRLTVMVDYNSHILGTQHATITGLKEFRKEISPCRTFCFLHEIEAMVKANLVKGGSLDNAIVIVDRPIEQQELDNLAKLFNKEKIEVKSEGILNNLDLRFQNEPARHKLLDLIGDLALVGKPLKAQIMAARPGHASNVAFAKKIKAEMKKIERKALTEVPYYNPSEKPLYDHRDIMRILPHKHPFLLVDKVLRMDATTVIAVKNITADQYFFQGHFPGDPIFPGVLLVETMAQAGGILILGDKEDPENYGTYFLKIENAKFKEKVVPGDTLILKLELTEPVRRGICQMRGRAWVGEKLVCESEMMAQVVKIK; from the coding sequence ATGAATCCAAAACAGAATACACTCGCAGGGAAAGTTACACTGTCGGGTATTGGTTTACATACCGGAAAAGAAACGACACTTAGCTTACTCCCGGCAGAAGCTAATTTTGGCTATAAGTTTAAAAGAGTGGATCTACCGGGGCAGCCGGTGATTGATGCAGATTGTGATTTGGTTGTTGAAACTGCCAGAGGAACTACACTGGAACAACATGGAGCAAGAATTGCAACCGTAGAACATACACTTGCTACGCTTGTAGGACTTGAGATTGATAACTGTCTTATAGAAGTTGATGGTCCCGAATGTCCAATATTGGATGGCAGTTCAAGAATTATTGTAGAAGCCATTGATAAAGTAGGAATTGTTGAGCAAGCTGAAGACAGAGAATACTTCGAGATTCCACACAACATTCATTATAATGATGCCAATAATAAAGTCGAGATGGTGGCAATGCCTTTAGATAGTTATCGATTAACTGTTATGGTTGATTACAACTCGCATATTTTGGGTACTCAACATGCTACCATTACAGGATTAAAAGAGTTTAGAAAAGAAATAAGCCCCTGTCGTACTTTTTGTTTCTTGCATGAAATTGAAGCAATGGTTAAAGCAAATTTAGTGAAAGGTGGCAGTTTGGACAACGCCATTGTGATTGTTGACAGACCTATAGAGCAGCAAGAGTTAGACAACCTTGCTAAATTATTTAACAAAGAGAAAATCGAGGTAAAGAGTGAAGGTATTTTGAATAACTTAGATTTAAGATTTCAAAATGAACCTGCTCGACATAAGTTGTTAGATTTAATAGGTGATTTGGCATTAGTTGGAAAACCACTCAAAGCACAAATTATGGCTGCACGTCCAGGACATGCATCCAATGTTGCATTTGCCAAGAAAATAAAAGCAGAAATGAAGAAGATTGAAAGGAAAGCACTTACAGAAGTGCCTTATTACAATCCTTCAGAAAAACCACTTTACGACCATAGAGATATAATGCGTATTCTACCTCATAAGCACCCTTTTCTATTGGTTGACAAAGTGCTAAGAATGGATGCTACAACCGTAATAGCAGTTAAAAACATCACTGCTGATCAGTATTTCTTTCAAGGACATTTCCCGGGTGACCCAATTTTTCCGGGTGTGTTGCTGGTAGAAACCATGGCACAAGCAGGCGGTATCCTTATTCTGGGAGATAAAGAAGATCCTGAGAATTATGGGACTTATTTTCTAAAGATAGAAAATGCCAAATTCAAGGAAAAAGTTGTACCCGGAGATACCTTAATTTTAAAGTTAGAATTGACCGAGCCGGTGAGAAGAGGTATATGTCAAATGAGGGGAAGAGCATGGGTTGGAGAAAAACTTGTATGCGAATCAGAAATGATGGCGCAAGTAGTAAAAATTAAATAA
- the lpxA gene encoding acyl-ACP--UDP-N-acetylglucosamine O-acyltransferase, which yields MIQPLAYVHPQAKIDDSVVIDPFVTIHRDVEIGAGTHIMSGAVVFPGSRIGKNCKVFPGASIGAIPQDLKYNGEETLAIIGDNTIIRENVTINKGTVALGRTEVGSNCLLMAYSHVAHDCIVGNNCILANTVQLAGHVVIADFVIVGGMSAVYQFVHIGQHVMIAGGCMVRKDVPPYTKAGRQPISYEGVNSVGLRRRGFSAEKINEIQDIYRTLYLRGNNTQKALAIIENEKPASPERDEILQFIRESEGGIMRGYSSKRL from the coding sequence ATGATACAGCCTTTAGCGTATGTTCATCCTCAAGCAAAAATAGATGATAGTGTTGTAATAGATCCTTTTGTAACCATCCATAGGGACGTTGAAATTGGTGCAGGCACCCATATCATGTCGGGTGCTGTGGTTTTTCCCGGTTCTCGAATAGGGAAAAATTGTAAAGTATTCCCGGGTGCTTCCATAGGTGCAATTCCTCAAGATTTGAAATACAATGGCGAAGAAACGCTTGCTATCATTGGGGATAATACAATAATTAGAGAAAATGTTACAATCAACAAAGGTACGGTAGCATTAGGAAGAACTGAGGTTGGAAGTAACTGCCTATTGATGGCATACTCTCATGTTGCGCATGATTGTATCGTTGGAAATAATTGTATTTTGGCTAACACAGTTCAACTTGCAGGACATGTGGTGATTGCTGATTTTGTGATTGTGGGAGGTATGAGTGCTGTGTATCAATTTGTACACATAGGTCAGCATGTAATGATTGCCGGAGGATGTATGGTTAGAAAGGATGTGCCACCATATACCAAAGCCGGAAGGCAGCCTATTTCTTACGAAGGTGTCAATTCTGTTGGGTTGAGACGCAGAGGTTTTTCTGCTGAAAAGATAAACGAAATTCAAGATATATACAGAACACTGTATCTTAGAGGAAATAATACCCAGAAGGCACTTGCAATCATAGAAAATGAAAAACCGGCTTCTCCTGAAAGGGATGAGATTCTTCAATTTATCAGAGAGTCAGAAGGTGGTATTATGAGAGGATATTCTTCTAAGCGATTATAA
- a CDS encoding ATP-binding cassette domain-containing protein, protein MQLVLENISKSFENKVLFKNKHFVLKQGESYAVSGKNGSGKTTLLKIVMGYMQPDSGTVSWQYEHASNAPVQFQDFAFAGIQEQLFDDLTIQESIKFHFKFRNPICDNYLENIRAVFPPTLFTKKVNQLSAGWINRLKLVLAIFSKSKVLILDEPFSNMDVEGIEQMKAVISDNLNNRILIVAGNREEEFNLCKNRINL, encoded by the coding sequence ATGCAACTTGTCTTAGAAAATATCTCTAAGTCTTTTGAAAATAAAGTCTTATTTAAAAACAAACATTTTGTTCTCAAACAAGGCGAATCTTATGCTGTTTCCGGTAAAAATGGCTCAGGCAAAACTACATTATTAAAAATTGTGATGGGTTATATGCAGCCGGATTCAGGAACTGTTTCTTGGCAATATGAACATGCCTCAAATGCTCCTGTCCAATTTCAAGATTTTGCATTTGCAGGAATACAAGAACAATTGTTTGATGATTTGACAATTCAGGAATCTATTAAATTCCATTTTAAATTTAGAAACCCGATTTGCGATAATTATTTAGAAAATATTAGAGCTGTTTTCCCTCCTACATTGTTTACAAAGAAGGTAAATCAATTATCAGCCGGTTGGATAAATAGGCTTAAACTTGTGCTTGCTATTTTCTCCAAATCAAAAGTACTCATTTTAGATGAGCCTTTTTCTAATATGGATGTTGAAGGCATTGAACAAATGAAAGCAGTTATTTCTGACAACCTTAATAACAGAATCCTCATTGTCGCAGGAAATAGGGAAGAAGAGTTTAATTTGTGTAAGAATAGGATTAATCTTTAA
- a CDS encoding T9SS type A sorting domain-containing protein yields the protein MKLRISTFTLFCLFYLAITSSETLNAQGGSNIKLYFSDSLQFTKEGKTLVSPFVGGLDLPVFSPVDLNNDGKPDLVIFDRSGGVTLTYINTGTHNNYSYEYAPQFEYLFKDVNTNAYILFRDFNQDGKPDLFTLEGGSNRFRVYKNITQPSDSILRLYKMGDIQYEHSSGSILTLGGRLADLPIIDDIDGDGDLDYIKYESAFETLILYLNEQVEKGLSKDTFAFRLVDLCWGGFHEAPGNEIILNCNRISFPNYRRDNDVERRHGGGSTLLSIDLDNDGDKELILGNAEFPNLLMLKNGQKELGMNYDTMIAYSKFFPNNDENEINFKYMPALYHFDVDGDGEKDIIASSYFMIDPKYGNHPIFSNNIWFLRNEGSDQAPYFNLYNKNFLMDESIDLGSNVSPTFWDINKDGLVDLLVAVEPDTVLNPSITYTRLFRYNNVGTSQLPKYELVDTNFANFSSFNQLGVTIAIGDMDNDGIEDMIVGNAEGKILYFKNTSPSNATTNPTFLFKTNNLLNESVGLYAAPTIFDYSQDGKPDLIVGKRDGYFAYYKNTSTGSEPTFTKITDQLGNARANLFRDDFNPPGYEAIGMSAPVFYDFEGDGKPELISGSNSGHIKMWYISYDPFYTFPEITDFYGLVNADRDTSWNNRLGTSIKIAVTKLRDSSKADVLVGTNRGGFKFLSSTASIKHINVTQLKPQSYKFKVYPNPTKGEFRIALPNDLIHKNITLKIHDYTGRVVSTNIFSPYGEDIINLKVANGIYIGTISDDTGMILGSCNIIIQD from the coding sequence GTGAAACTGCGTATATCAACATTTACACTCTTTTGTTTATTCTATTTGGCGATTACCTCTTCAGAAACATTAAATGCACAAGGGGGTAGTAATATTAAACTTTATTTCTCTGATTCATTACAATTCACAAAAGAAGGTAAAACATTAGTCAGCCCATTTGTCGGAGGACTTGATTTACCGGTCTTCAGTCCTGTTGATTTAAACAATGACGGGAAACCGGACTTAGTCATTTTTGACCGTTCGGGTGGTGTTACTCTGACATATATCAATACAGGCACACACAATAATTACAGCTATGAATATGCTCCTCAATTTGAATATTTATTCAAGGATGTGAACACGAATGCTTACATACTTTTTAGAGATTTTAACCAAGATGGCAAACCGGACTTATTTACCCTTGAAGGAGGTTCGAATAGATTTAGAGTGTATAAAAACATAACTCAACCTTCAGATTCAATTCTTCGATTATACAAAATGGGAGACATTCAATATGAACATAGTTCAGGTTCAATTTTAACATTAGGAGGACGATTAGCCGACTTGCCAATAATTGATGACATTGATGGCGATGGAGACTTAGATTATATCAAATACGAATCTGCATTTGAAACACTCATCTTGTATCTGAATGAACAGGTTGAAAAAGGCTTATCCAAGGACACCTTTGCATTTCGGCTGGTAGATTTATGTTGGGGAGGCTTTCACGAAGCACCCGGCAATGAGATTATTTTAAATTGCAATAGAATTTCTTTCCCAAATTACAGAAGAGATAACGATGTAGAAAGAAGACATGGAGGTGGCAGCACTTTACTGTCAATTGATTTAGACAATGATGGCGACAAAGAACTCATCTTAGGCAATGCAGAATTCCCAAACTTATTAATGCTTAAAAATGGACAAAAAGAATTGGGAATGAATTATGATACAATGATTGCATACTCAAAATTTTTCCCTAATAATGACGAAAATGAAATCAACTTTAAATACATGCCGGCACTCTATCATTTTGATGTAGATGGAGACGGTGAGAAAGACATCATTGCTTCCTCCTATTTTATGATTGATCCTAAATATGGCAATCATCCGATCTTCTCCAACAATATCTGGTTCCTAAGAAATGAGGGTAGCGACCAAGCACCTTACTTTAATTTGTATAATAAGAATTTTTTAATGGATGAATCCATAGATTTAGGCTCTAATGTAAGTCCTACATTTTGGGATATAAATAAAGACGGCTTGGTTGATTTATTGGTAGCCGTTGAGCCAGACACAGTGCTCAACCCTTCTATTACGTATACTCGACTTTTCAGATACAACAATGTTGGCACTTCACAACTGCCTAAATATGAATTAGTGGATACAAATTTTGCGAATTTCAGCAGCTTCAATCAGTTGGGAGTTACTATAGCAATTGGAGATATGGATAATGACGGGATTGAAGATATGATAGTCGGCAATGCTGAAGGCAAGATTCTTTACTTTAAGAACACCTCCCCTTCAAATGCCACAACAAACCCTACTTTTTTATTTAAAACCAATAATCTTTTAAATGAATCTGTTGGTTTATATGCTGCTCCTACCATCTTTGACTACAGTCAAGATGGCAAGCCGGATTTAATTGTTGGAAAACGCGATGGTTATTTTGCATATTACAAAAACACTTCTACCGGTTCTGAACCAACATTTACAAAGATAACTGACCAATTAGGCAATGCACGGGCAAACCTTTTCAGAGATGATTTTAATCCTCCCGGATATGAAGCAATCGGAATGTCTGCGCCTGTCTTTTATGATTTTGAAGGCGATGGAAAACCGGAATTAATTTCCGGTTCTAACTCAGGCCATATCAAAATGTGGTATATTTCTTATGACCCTTTTTATACCTTTCCTGAAATTACTGATTTTTATGGTTTAGTAAATGCTGATCGCGATACTTCTTGGAACAACCGATTAGGAACAAGCATAAAAATTGCTGTTACTAAATTACGTGACAGTTCTAAAGCAGATGTATTAGTGGGCACTAATCGCGGTGGTTTTAAATTCCTTTCATCCACTGCAAGTATCAAACATATTAATGTAACACAATTAAAACCTCAATCATACAAATTTAAAGTTTATCCAAATCCTACTAAAGGTGAATTTAGAATCGCTCTCCCTAATGATTTGATTCACAAGAACATTACACTTAAAATTCACGACTATACGGGTAGAGTTGTAAGCACAAACATATTCAGCCCTTACGGAGAGGATATCATTAATTTGAAGGTTGCAAACGGCATATACATCGGGACAATCAGTGATGATACCGGAATGATTCTAGGTTCTTGTAATATTATTATTCAAGATTAA